The Meiothermus sp. region CCCGCCTGCGAACCTTCCGCCAGGTAGATGTGGCCTATAGCCTGCCGGGCCTGACCCGGCTGCGGGTGAATCTGTTCTACCAGCGGAGTTCCATCAGCGCGGTGCTGCACATCCTTAGCAGCGAGGATAAAGACCTCAGCAAGGTCAACCTAAGCCCGGCCTACCTCGAGTTCTTCCGCGAGCAGCGCCGGGGTTTGGTGCTGGTCACCGGGCCCATCGGCGCCGGCAAATCCACCACCCTGGCCCGTCTGGTAGATGAGATTAACACCCACCACACCCGCGTCATCGTCACCGTCGAAGACCCCATCGAGTACCTGCACCGCCCCAAGCGCTCGGCGGTGATCCAGCGCGAAATCGGCTCCGACGCGGTTTCCTACGAAAAAGCCCTGTTGGCGGCCATGCGCCAGAACGCCGATGTAATCGTGATTGGCGAAATCCGCGACCCGGCTACCGCCTCGGCGGTGCTCAATGCGGTCTATACCGGCCACCTGGTGCTCTCGACCTTTGTCTCCAGCGACAGCACTAATGTGCTGAACCGGATGCTCGAGCTCTTCAGCCAGGGGGAGCGCAACATCAACCGGGTGCTGCTGGCCGAGAGCCTGCTGGGCATCATCCACCAGCGCTTAGTTCCCACCACCAATGGCGAGCGGGTGGCCGTAACCGAGGTCATCACCATGACCCCCCGCATCCGCGAGGCCCTCAAACAGCCCAGCCAGACCGACCGTCTGCGCGAGGTGCTGCGCGAACAGGGCCTGGAAGGTTACCAGAGCTTCGACGAAAACCTGCTCGCTTTGTACAACCAGGGCCAGGTAGACTACCAGACCGCCCGGCTCTACGCGCAAAACCCCACCCAGTTCGAGCTGGCCATCCTGCGCCAGTCCGATAATCAGGGTTTGGGGGACTGGATCGAAGAATGACAGAACCAGCCATGTACTGAACCCCCTCAACACGATAAAGTACAGCCATGACGCCACACCTCTCTGCTCCGTTCGGTGCCATTGCCGAAGCCATCCTGCTGCCGGGAGACCCCTTGCGGGCCAAGTACATCGCCGAGAACTTTCTGGAAAACCCAGTGCTCTACAACCAGGTGCGCAACATGTATGGCTATACCGGCACCTACAAGGGCAAGCGGGTAAGCGTGCAGGGCACCGGCATGGGCATCCCCTCGGCCAGCATCTATATCCACGAGCTCATTCAGTTTTACGGCTGCAAGACCCTAATCCGGGTGGGAACCGCAGGGGCCATTACCGAGCGGCTCGAGTTGCGCGATCTGGTTATTGCTCAGGGTGCTTGCACCGACTCCTCTATCAACAACCTGCGCTTTGCCGGGCAAAACTACGCCCCCCTGGCCGACTTCGAATTGATGCGCCGCGCCCATGACCTAGCCCAGGCTAAAAACATGCCCGTACACGTGGGCAACGTGCTTTCCACCGACACCTTCTACCACGACCAGCCCGACCCCTACAAAATCTGGGCCCAGTTTGGGGTATTGGCGGTGGAGATGGAGGCCGCCGGACTCTATACCCTGGCGGCCAAGTTTGGGGTTCGGGCGCTGTGCATCCTGACCATCAGCGATCACCTGATTCGACGCCAGCAAACCACCCCCCAGGAGCGCCAGGAAACCTTCAATCAGATGGTTGAAGTGGCGTTGGAAACCATTTGATGCGGGCCTGGCCTATATACCTCGTATAATCAAAACCTCTGGGTGCATTAGCACCGGGTGTTTTTGGAGGCAGCCTGTGGTGGAAGCAACCAAGCCCGTCTCGAGCCTTAAAGGCCGTGACTTTCTCTCCAACCTCGACCTCTCCCCTACCGAGTACCGCGCGGTGCTCGACACCGCCCATGCCATGAAGCGGGGTGAGTTCAAGGGCCTGCGCCCCCTCGAGGGCCAGACCCTGGCCATGATCTTCGAGAAGCCCTCCTTGCGCACCCGAACCACTTTCGAGGTGGCCATGAACCAGCTCGGTGGGCACGCGGTGAACCTGACCAATGCCGAAATCGGCCTGGGTACCCGCGAGCCGGTGCGCGACATCGCCCTGAACTTGGAGCGCTGGGTAGAGGGCATCATGGCCCGGGTCTACCTGCATTCCACCCTCGAGGAACTGGCCCATTACTCCTCCAAGCCCGTAATCAACGGCCTGTCCGACCTGCTGCATCCGGTGCAGTTGCTGGCCGACTACCAGACCATCGAGGAAACCTTCCCCAACACCAAAGGGCTCAGGGTGGCCTACAT contains the following coding sequences:
- a CDS encoding type IV pilus twitching motility protein PilT, with the translated sequence MHFEEMLVLLVHKGASDIHLHAGMPVLARFGDELKTVSQSAITPEFTASLVEKLCTPQQQARLRTFRQVDVAYSLPGLTRLRVNLFYQRSSISAVLHILSSEDKDLSKVNLSPAYLEFFREQRRGLVLVTGPIGAGKSTTLARLVDEINTHHTRVIVTVEDPIEYLHRPKRSAVIQREIGSDAVSYEKALLAAMRQNADVIVIGEIRDPATASAVLNAVYTGHLVLSTFVSSDSTNVLNRMLELFSQGERNINRVLLAESLLGIIHQRLVPTTNGERVAVTEVITMTPRIREALKQPSQTDRLREVLREQGLEGYQSFDENLLALYNQGQVDYQTARLYAQNPTQFELAILRQSDNQGLGDWIEE
- the argF gene encoding ornithine carbamoyltransferase, producing MVEATKPVSSLKGRDFLSNLDLSPTEYRAVLDTAHAMKRGEFKGLRPLEGQTLAMIFEKPSLRTRTTFEVAMNQLGGHAVNLTNAEIGLGTREPVRDIALNLERWVEGIMARVYLHSTLEELAHYSSKPVINGLSDLLHPVQLLADYQTIEETFPNTKGLRVAYIGDGNNMANAHIQCAVLSGAKLTIATPRGYEPNAVIYMEALKLGADITLTHDPRAAAEGAQVLYTDVWVSMGQEAEASQKRKIKDFAGFQVNPAMLELIDPDGIFLHCLPAHYGEEVVEEATLHKKSRVFDQAENRLHAQKALLYHLLS
- the deoD gene encoding purine-nucleoside phosphorylase gives rise to the protein MTPHLSAPFGAIAEAILLPGDPLRAKYIAENFLENPVLYNQVRNMYGYTGTYKGKRVSVQGTGMGIPSASIYIHELIQFYGCKTLIRVGTAGAITERLELRDLVIAQGACTDSSINNLRFAGQNYAPLADFELMRRAHDLAQAKNMPVHVGNVLSTDTFYHDQPDPYKIWAQFGVLAVEMEAAGLYTLAAKFGVRALCILTISDHLIRRQQTTPQERQETFNQMVEVALETI